From Diaminobutyricibacter sp. McL0608, one genomic window encodes:
- a CDS encoding HelD family protein, whose translation MQESELERERAVVTALYERLDALRAETGQRLADVRRESVGGNHQARSERDAFAALYEDQLAQLREVDARLVFGRLLLHGSDSVDDPTHRYIGRIGLRDDDQRSLLVDWRAPQASAFYQATAAEPLGVRARRHLTMKQREVLRIDDEVFDETLLEASPSAGGAAVADGEVVQGEGALLAALTAQRTGRMHDIVATIQAEQDRIIRSDLRGALVVQGGPGTGKTAVALHRAAYLLYTNRQRLSSAGVLVVGPSTAFLRYIEAVLPSLGETGVVMQSLGELYPGVEATDDDVPDVARLKGSAQMARLLSRAVRSRQRVPESAQTVDVDGVKLEVQPELIARAIGRAQRGGKPHNVARVTFVKHALAELTESLVAQLRAGGATIDDDDVKSLREDLRTSYDVRVLLNTAWLPLTPEKLLQDLFARPAWLAELTMRWTATQRALLQRERTAPFTVSDVPLLDEAAELLGAFPGKPDAGARERDRQRKRDLENARAAIRNMGVEGLVTAEQLADGFAEQEDRGSTAERAASDRTWVYGHVVVDEAQELSPMQWRLLVRRCPMRSFTIVGDIAQVGSAAGATSWESALTPYFRENWRLEELTVNYRTPAQIAREAERFAVAHGLPITPARAVREGDWPILTLEAAGGPSDAVRALAQAVADAVARDREVLASGTLAVIAPTAIVEEVSAELTSRFDGFAGRGAAGLLKPITVLTAFEAKGLEFDAVVLADPDGLVAESPRGAAALYVAMTRPTQRLTMVRPAPVPG comes from the coding sequence GTGCAGGAATCGGAACTCGAACGTGAGCGTGCAGTCGTGACGGCGCTCTACGAACGACTCGACGCGCTCCGTGCGGAAACGGGGCAGAGGCTTGCGGATGTCCGCCGCGAGAGCGTCGGTGGCAACCACCAGGCGCGCAGTGAGCGGGATGCCTTCGCTGCGCTCTACGAAGACCAGCTCGCCCAGCTGCGCGAAGTGGATGCGCGACTCGTCTTCGGCAGGCTGCTCCTGCACGGCTCGGACTCGGTGGATGATCCCACGCACCGGTACATCGGCAGGATCGGGCTGCGCGACGACGACCAGCGTTCCCTCCTGGTCGACTGGCGGGCCCCGCAGGCGAGTGCCTTCTACCAGGCGACGGCCGCGGAGCCGCTCGGGGTGCGCGCACGCAGGCACCTGACCATGAAGCAGCGCGAGGTGCTGCGCATCGACGACGAGGTGTTCGACGAGACCCTCCTGGAGGCGAGCCCGTCCGCCGGGGGCGCCGCGGTGGCCGACGGCGAGGTCGTCCAGGGCGAGGGAGCGCTTCTCGCCGCCCTGACGGCCCAGCGCACCGGACGGATGCACGACATCGTCGCGACCATCCAGGCGGAACAGGACCGCATCATCCGCTCGGATCTCCGCGGGGCCCTCGTCGTGCAGGGCGGCCCGGGTACGGGCAAGACGGCGGTCGCGCTGCACCGTGCCGCCTATCTGCTGTACACGAACCGGCAGCGCCTCAGTTCTGCGGGTGTCCTCGTGGTTGGACCGTCGACGGCGTTCCTGCGCTACATCGAGGCGGTGCTCCCGTCGCTCGGCGAGACCGGCGTCGTGATGCAGAGTCTCGGCGAGCTCTATCCGGGCGTGGAGGCGACAGACGACGATGTCCCGGACGTCGCCCGGCTGAAGGGCTCGGCGCAGATGGCCCGGCTGCTGTCGCGGGCGGTGCGTTCCCGCCAGCGCGTTCCCGAGTCGGCGCAGACCGTCGACGTCGACGGGGTGAAGCTCGAGGTGCAGCCCGAACTGATCGCCCGCGCCATCGGTCGCGCCCAGCGGGGCGGCAAACCCCACAACGTCGCGCGCGTGACGTTCGTCAAGCACGCGCTCGCCGAACTCACCGAGAGTCTGGTCGCCCAGCTCCGGGCGGGCGGCGCGACGATCGACGACGACGACGTGAAGTCCCTCCGGGAGGACCTCCGCACGTCCTACGACGTGCGCGTACTGCTCAACACAGCCTGGCTTCCGCTCACCCCGGAAAAGCTCCTGCAGGATCTGTTCGCGCGCCCCGCGTGGCTCGCCGAACTGACGATGCGCTGGACGGCGACGCAGCGTGCACTGCTGCAGCGGGAACGCACGGCGCCGTTCACCGTCAGCGACGTCCCCCTGCTCGACGAGGCCGCCGAGCTGCTCGGAGCCTTCCCGGGGAAGCCGGACGCGGGCGCCCGCGAACGGGACCGCCAGCGCAAGCGCGACCTCGAGAACGCGCGCGCCGCGATCCGGAACATGGGCGTGGAGGGTCTCGTCACTGCAGAGCAGCTCGCCGACGGGTTCGCCGAACAGGAGGACCGCGGATCCACCGCTGAGCGAGCCGCCTCCGACCGCACCTGGGTCTACGGCCATGTCGTCGTCGACGAGGCGCAGGAACTGTCGCCGATGCAATGGCGCCTGCTGGTGCGGCGCTGCCCGATGCGCTCGTTCACGATCGTGGGCGACATCGCCCAGGTCGGCTCTGCGGCGGGCGCGACCAGCTGGGAGTCGGCACTCACCCCGTACTTCCGCGAGAACTGGCGGCTGGAGGAGCTCACCGTCAATTACCGAACGCCCGCCCAGATCGCCCGCGAGGCGGAACGCTTCGCCGTCGCCCACGGCCTCCCGATCACGCCGGCCCGTGCCGTGCGCGAAGGCGACTGGCCGATCCTCACCCTCGAGGCTGCGGGCGGACCCTCGGATGCGGTGCGCGCGCTGGCACAGGCGGTCGCGGATGCGGTCGCCCGGGATCGGGAAGTCCTCGCGTCCGGAACGCTGGCGGTCATCGCCCCGACCGCGATCGTCGAGGAGGTCTCCGCGGAACTGACGAGCCGTTTCGACGGGTTCGCCGGGCGCGGAGCCGCCGGGCTGCTCAAGCCGATCACCGTCCTCACCGCGTTCGAGGCGAAAGGCCTGGAGTTCGATGCGGTCGTGCTCGCCGATCCGGACGGGCTGGTCGCCGAGTCACCGCGCGGCGCGGCAGCGCTGTACGTCGCGATGACGCGTCCGACGCAGCGGCTGACGATGGTGCGACCCGCGCCGGTCCCCGGCTAG
- a CDS encoding SDR family oxidoreductase has translation MVQPILLVTGTSTGIGLATAVAAARAGFRVVATMRDTAKGGLLHAAAREAEVELDIRTLDVTDAGSVTSCIDAVMTQYGRLDAVVNNAGAGHLGTIEGETLDDVRAVMEVNFFGVVTVTKATLPHLRETGGRLVTISSVGGVVGQPFNEAYCAAKFAVEGFMESLTPLAATLGVPVSIVEPGAVSTEFVANVGVDVPAMLEAIGPYGPALEAYLARTAAAFDPSRAQTPDAVATAIVDLLLSEHPPARLQTSETARQFVGAKLADLDGSAVQGMTSGWVR, from the coding sequence ATGGTCCAGCCGATTCTGCTCGTCACAGGCACGTCGACCGGGATCGGCCTCGCGACCGCCGTCGCCGCGGCACGCGCGGGCTTCCGCGTCGTCGCGACGATGCGCGACACGGCGAAAGGCGGGCTCCTGCATGCCGCAGCGCGCGAGGCGGAGGTCGAGTTGGACATCCGCACCCTCGATGTGACCGACGCCGGCTCCGTCACGTCCTGCATCGACGCCGTGATGACGCAGTACGGGCGGCTGGATGCTGTGGTCAACAACGCGGGCGCGGGCCACCTCGGCACCATTGAAGGCGAAACGCTCGACGACGTACGCGCGGTGATGGAGGTCAATTTCTTCGGCGTCGTCACCGTGACCAAGGCCACGCTGCCTCACCTGCGTGAGACAGGCGGCCGGCTCGTCACGATCAGCAGCGTCGGTGGGGTCGTCGGGCAGCCGTTCAACGAGGCGTACTGCGCCGCGAAATTCGCCGTCGAAGGGTTCATGGAATCGCTCACCCCGCTCGCGGCAACCCTCGGGGTGCCCGTGAGCATCGTGGAGCCCGGCGCCGTCAGCACCGAATTCGTGGCGAATGTCGGAGTGGATGTTCCCGCGATGCTGGAGGCGATCGGACCGTACGGTCCCGCGCTCGAGGCCTACCTGGCGCGAACGGCCGCGGCGTTCGACCCGTCGAGGGCGCAGACCCCGGATGCGGTGGCCACTGCGATCGTGGATCTGCTGCTGTCCGAGCACCCGCCGGCGCGGCTCCAGACCTCTGAAACGGCGCGCCAATTCGTCGGCGCGAAGCTCGCCGACCTCGACGGATCGGCCGTTCAAGGCATGACCTCAGGCTGGGTCCGCTAG
- a CDS encoding DEAD/DEAH box helicase, producing MSEPTFASLGVPAPLVAALTADGKTEPFPIQVDTLPDTLAGRDVLGRGKTGSGKTLAFALPMVARLGGALAGGRRRPGRPLGLVLAPTRELATQISATLAPLAEAYGLKTTTIFGGVSQQRQVAALKDGVDIVVACPGRLEDLMKQGFVTLDAVEITVLDEADHMADLGFLPVVTRILDKTPNSGQRLLFSATLDNGVDKIVKRFLHNEVLHSVDEVTSHVEAMTHHVFEVDGVEAKRVLVQKLASGTGRRILFMRTKHHAKKLAKQLTDAGIPSVDLHGNLSQVARDRNLAAFGAGDVRVLVATDVAARGVHVDNVELVVHVDPPMEHKAYLHRSGRTARAGSAGDVVTVVLPTQRSDVKTLLRKAAISAAPQVVDADSAAVNALVGDVAAYVKPIPREAQPQRGQSQGGRSQGANAQRKRAARDGRDGQSRDGRGRDGQSRDGQSRDGQSRDGQGRDGQGRDGQGRDGQGRGQARDGQGRGQQSRGGSSDAVNGNARRDRSGRPASHGGGAGAGSQRSAASAGGASHGNAQGGSRSGARQGLKVGSLVGGSTGRGQGSRRARG from the coding sequence TTGTCTGAACCCACTTTTGCTTCACTGGGCGTTCCCGCGCCCCTCGTCGCCGCGCTCACCGCCGACGGCAAGACCGAGCCGTTCCCCATCCAGGTCGACACGCTCCCCGACACCCTCGCAGGACGCGACGTGCTCGGACGCGGAAAGACCGGCTCGGGCAAGACCCTCGCCTTCGCACTGCCGATGGTCGCGCGCCTCGGCGGCGCACTCGCCGGCGGTCGTCGCCGCCCCGGTCGCCCGCTCGGCCTGGTGCTCGCACCGACCCGTGAGCTCGCCACCCAGATCTCCGCGACCCTGGCCCCCCTCGCCGAGGCCTACGGCCTCAAGACGACCACCATCTTCGGCGGCGTCTCGCAGCAGCGCCAGGTCGCAGCCCTCAAAGACGGCGTCGACATCGTCGTCGCCTGCCCCGGCCGCCTCGAAGACCTGATGAAGCAGGGCTTCGTCACGCTCGACGCGGTCGAGATCACCGTGCTCGACGAGGCCGACCACATGGCCGACCTCGGCTTCCTGCCTGTCGTCACGCGCATCCTCGACAAGACGCCGAACAGCGGCCAGCGCCTGCTGTTCTCGGCGACCCTCGACAACGGCGTGGACAAGATCGTCAAGCGGTTCCTCCACAACGAGGTCCTGCACTCCGTCGACGAGGTCACCAGCCACGTCGAAGCCATGACCCACCACGTGTTCGAGGTCGACGGTGTCGAAGCCAAGCGCGTCCTCGTGCAGAAGCTCGCCTCCGGAACCGGGCGTCGCATCCTGTTCATGCGCACCAAGCACCACGCGAAGAAGCTCGCCAAGCAGCTGACGGATGCCGGCATCCCCTCGGTCGACCTGCACGGCAACCTCTCGCAGGTCGCGCGTGACCGCAACCTCGCCGCGTTCGGCGCGGGCGATGTGCGCGTGCTCGTCGCCACCGACGTCGCCGCTCGCGGAGTCCACGTCGACAACGTCGAACTCGTCGTGCACGTCGACCCGCCCATGGAGCACAAGGCGTACCTGCACCGTTCGGGTCGCACCGCCCGCGCGGGCAGCGCCGGCGACGTCGTCACCGTTGTGCTGCCGACCCAGCGCTCCGATGTGAAGACGCTTCTGCGCAAGGCCGCGATCAGCGCCGCACCGCAGGTCGTCGACGCCGACTCGGCTGCGGTGAACGCACTCGTCGGCGACGTCGCCGCCTACGTCAAGCCGATTCCTCGGGAAGCTCAGCCCCAGCGCGGACAGTCCCAGGGCGGACGCTCGCAGGGCGCGAACGCTCAGCGCAAGCGCGCGGCACGCGATGGGCGTGACGGCCAGAGCCGTGACGGGCGCGGTCGTGACGGCCAGAGCCGTGACGGTCAGAGCCGTGACGGTCAGAGCCGTGACGGTCAGGGTCGTGACGGTCAGGGTCGTGACGGTCAGGGTCGTGACGGTCAGGGTCGCGGGCAGGCCCGCGACGGCCAGGGACGCGGCCAGCAGTCGCGCGGCGGCTCGTCGGATGCGGTGAACGGCAACGCGCGTCGCGACCGTTCTGGTCGTCCGGCGTCGCACGGCGGCGGAGCCGGAGCCGGGTCGCAGCGTTCGGCTGCGTCGGCCGGTGGGGCTTCGCACGGCAACGCGCAGGGCGGCTCACGTTCCGGCGCGCGCCAGGGTCTGAAGGTCGGCAGCCTCGTCGGCGGAAGCACCGGCCGCGGCCAGGGTTCCCGCCGCGCGCGCGGCTAG
- a CDS encoding TetR/AcrR family transcriptional regulator has translation MPRAGLSRAAVTDVALELVDAGGPAGFETLTLAAVAAKSGVAVPSLYKHVGSLADLRRLVATESVSELTRVLTAATIGRAGAEALRAAADALRGFAHTHPGRYAAAQVAADLSDPADAELAARGGETIAVLAGALRGFDLPEDLTTDAIRVLRSGIHGFVILELGGGFGLPDDLDRSFALLVDALITGIARLTPLAAGTPNTGKVARSAKDGATFPVLD, from the coding sequence GTGCCTAGAGCGGGCCTCAGCCGGGCCGCTGTCACCGACGTCGCTCTCGAACTCGTGGATGCGGGCGGCCCGGCCGGGTTCGAGACCCTCACGCTGGCGGCCGTCGCGGCGAAATCGGGGGTCGCCGTCCCGAGCCTGTACAAGCATGTCGGCTCGCTTGCGGACCTCCGTCGCCTGGTCGCGACCGAATCGGTCAGCGAACTGACCCGGGTGCTCACGGCAGCGACGATCGGTCGTGCGGGTGCGGAGGCACTGCGCGCAGCGGCGGATGCTCTGCGCGGCTTCGCGCACACGCATCCGGGTCGCTACGCGGCCGCGCAGGTCGCGGCCGACCTCTCCGACCCGGCGGATGCGGAACTGGCCGCCCGGGGCGGCGAGACGATCGCCGTGCTCGCCGGTGCGCTCCGCGGGTTCGACCTCCCCGAGGACCTGACGACGGATGCGATCCGGGTGCTGCGCAGCGGCATCCACGGTTTCGTCATCCTGGAACTGGGCGGCGGTTTCGGCCTGCCCGACGACCTCGACCGGAGTTTCGCTCTCCTGGTCGACGCGCTGATCACCGGGATCGCCCGTCTCACGCCGTTGGCCGCAGGGACCCCGAACACAGGAAAAGTGGCCCGATCCGCGAAGGATGGGGCCACTTTTCCTGTGCTCGACTGA
- a CDS encoding alpha/beta fold hydrolase, with translation MNTSIAQDVRFIQRPEGRIAYTVQGSGPLVVAVPGMGDLRTTFREMVAPLVDAGYRVALMDLRGHGDSDTTFRTHGDVVTGQDLLALIDELGGPAVVLGNSMGGGAAAWAAAERPDAIAGLVLYGGFLRNPKASAFATASLHGLYRLLFVKPWGTGLWASYYKGLNKATKAPWLDEHAAAIRANLAEPGRLRSFRHLTIQLTHAPVEARLPEVHTPMLAFVGDQDPDFKDPEAERQWIAGLGAETVLVPEAGHYTQAQRPDITVPGTIAFIEKLRHGGADATGGATGGLVNAGTANVSAVASVVEAWAARA, from the coding sequence ATGAATACTTCCATTGCTCAGGATGTCCGCTTCATCCAGCGCCCCGAAGGACGCATCGCCTACACGGTCCAGGGTTCCGGACCTCTCGTCGTCGCCGTTCCCGGGATGGGCGACCTGCGCACGACGTTCCGCGAGATGGTCGCACCCCTCGTCGACGCGGGTTACCGAGTGGCCCTCATGGACCTGCGCGGTCACGGAGACAGCGACACGACGTTCCGCACCCATGGCGACGTGGTGACCGGCCAGGACCTCCTCGCTCTCATCGACGAGCTCGGCGGGCCGGCCGTGGTCCTCGGCAACTCGATGGGCGGAGGCGCCGCGGCCTGGGCTGCGGCAGAGCGTCCCGACGCGATCGCCGGGCTCGTTCTCTACGGCGGCTTCCTGCGCAACCCGAAAGCGTCGGCATTCGCCACCGCATCCCTCCACGGCCTCTACCGACTCCTTTTCGTCAAGCCGTGGGGCACCGGGCTGTGGGCGTCGTACTACAAGGGCCTCAACAAGGCGACGAAAGCACCGTGGCTCGACGAGCACGCCGCAGCCATCCGTGCGAACCTCGCGGAGCCGGGCCGGCTGCGTTCGTTCCGTCACCTGACGATCCAGCTGACCCATGCTCCCGTCGAGGCACGCCTGCCCGAAGTCCACACACCGATGCTGGCATTCGTCGGCGATCAGGACCCCGACTTCAAGGACCCGGAGGCCGAGCGCCAGTGGATCGCCGGCCTCGGTGCCGAGACGGTCCTCGTGCCCGAGGCGGGCCATTACACGCAGGCGCAGCGTCCGGACATCACGGTTCCCGGAACGATCGCCTTCATCGAGAAGCTCCGCCACGGTGGAGCGGACGCGACCGGCGGCGCGACCGGCGGTCTCGTGAATGCCGGCACCGCGAATGTCTCGGCCGTGGCATCCGTCGTGGAAGCGTGGGCAGCTCGTGCCTAG
- a CDS encoding virulence RhuM family protein codes for MDEVEIYQSDDGTVRLDVKTDGDTVWLTQAQMGDLFGRERSVIVRHIANAEREELDGIRTRAKFAQVQIEGGRTVERDIEHYSLDVVISVGYRVKSQQGVRFRRWANDVLRRYVVQGVATNEARLREIGAMVQLLERSSDETVAGIAEVLRKYTPGLTLLDECDRGAVPPISGDAPTFQLDYASARQVVDQLARQFPNDRLLDKRSAAALFTWYLEQNKALTDELGRELVNPKMLAAVSLMTAMSRPDEKDSMIRLIGNLIAR; via the coding sequence GTGGACGAAGTCGAGATCTACCAGTCGGACGACGGCACCGTGAGGCTCGACGTGAAAACCGATGGGGACACCGTCTGGCTGACCCAGGCGCAGATGGGAGACCTGTTCGGCCGCGAACGCAGTGTTATCGTCCGGCACATTGCGAACGCTGAACGCGAGGAACTCGACGGCATCAGAACTCGTGCAAAATTTGCACAAGTTCAAATCGAGGGCGGTCGCACTGTCGAACGCGATATCGAGCACTACAGTCTCGACGTCGTCATCTCGGTCGGCTACCGGGTGAAGTCGCAGCAGGGCGTCCGGTTCCGCCGTTGGGCGAACGATGTCCTCCGGCGTTACGTCGTGCAAGGCGTCGCGACCAACGAGGCACGTCTGCGTGAGATCGGAGCGATGGTCCAGTTGCTCGAGCGGTCCTCCGACGAAACAGTGGCGGGTATCGCCGAGGTGCTCAGAAAGTACACGCCAGGGCTCACGCTTCTCGACGAATGCGATCGCGGCGCGGTGCCTCCGATCTCCGGTGACGCACCGACATTCCAACTCGACTACGCGTCCGCTCGCCAGGTCGTCGACCAGCTCGCGCGGCAGTTCCCGAACGACCGGTTGCTCGACAAGCGTTCCGCAGCTGCACTGTTCACCTGGTACCTCGAGCAGAACAAGGCGCTCACCGACGAGCTCGGCCGCGAGCTGGTGAATCCGAAGATGCTCGCGGCCGTCTCGCTGATGACCGCGATGTCCAGGCCCGACGAGAAGGACTCGATGATCCGGCTGATCGGAAACCTGATCGCGCGGTGA
- a CDS encoding dihydrofolate reductase family protein, whose translation MTRVIADISVSLDGFVTGPNAGPDNGLGDGGEGLHTWVFSDDPDDQRMLHEATDRSGAVVLGRTLFDVVDGPGGWNDEIGYGAAEVGKPSFIVVTSTAPESVRLSELDWTFVTTGLRDAVAVARERAQAASIAKDRDLDAVLMGGGAVVGSAVSAGLVDTLVLHLAPILLGSGTPLFTGAAPRTLKQQSALVTSNTTHLIYTLD comes from the coding sequence ATGACCCGCGTCATCGCCGACATCTCCGTCTCCCTCGACGGCTTCGTCACGGGGCCGAATGCCGGCCCCGACAACGGCCTGGGCGACGGGGGCGAGGGCCTGCACACGTGGGTGTTCTCGGACGACCCGGACGATCAGCGGATGCTGCACGAGGCGACCGACCGCTCGGGAGCAGTCGTTCTCGGGCGCACGCTGTTCGATGTCGTCGACGGTCCCGGCGGCTGGAACGACGAGATCGGCTACGGTGCAGCGGAGGTCGGAAAGCCGTCCTTCATCGTCGTGACCAGCACTGCGCCCGAGTCCGTCCGACTCAGCGAACTCGACTGGACATTCGTCACGACAGGTCTGCGCGACGCTGTGGCCGTCGCACGCGAGCGGGCGCAGGCGGCCTCGATCGCGAAGGACAGGGATCTCGATGCCGTGCTGATGGGCGGTGGTGCCGTCGTCGGCTCAGCGGTGTCGGCCGGACTGGTCGACACCCTGGTGCTTCATCTTGCGCCCATCCTCCTGGGCTCCGGGACGCCCCTCTTCACGGGCGCGGCGCCTCGCACGCTGAAGCAGCAGTCGGCACTCGTCACGTCCAACACGACGCACCTGATCTACACGCTCGACTGA
- a CDS encoding alpha/beta fold hydrolase gives MGTITTSDGTEIFYKDWGTGQPIVFSHGWPLSADDWDTQLLFFLNHGFRVIAHDRRGHGRSTQTSDGHDMDHYAADLAALTEHLDLHDAIHVGHSTGGGEVAHYIGQYGEDRVARAVLISAVPPIMVQTENNPGGLPKSVFADLQAQLAANRSEFYRALPSGPFYGFNRPGVESSEAIIQNWWRQGMMGGAKAHYDGIVAFSQTDFTDDLKKITVPVLVMHGDDDQIVPYADSGPLSAKLVQNGTLKTYAGFPHGMPTTQADTINTDLLEWLRS, from the coding sequence ATGGGCACGATAACCACATCAGACGGTACTGAGATCTTCTACAAGGACTGGGGCACAGGGCAGCCGATCGTGTTCAGTCATGGCTGGCCGCTGTCCGCGGACGACTGGGACACACAGCTGCTGTTCTTCCTGAATCACGGCTTCCGAGTGATCGCACATGACCGGCGCGGGCATGGTCGGTCGACTCAGACCTCCGACGGTCACGATATGGACCACTATGCGGCCGACCTCGCCGCACTGACAGAGCATCTGGACCTGCACGACGCCATCCATGTCGGCCACTCGACCGGGGGCGGCGAAGTCGCCCACTACATCGGGCAGTACGGCGAAGACCGCGTCGCGCGGGCAGTCCTCATCAGCGCGGTTCCGCCGATCATGGTGCAGACGGAGAACAACCCGGGCGGTCTCCCGAAGAGCGTTTTCGCCGACCTCCAGGCCCAATTGGCAGCGAACCGGTCGGAGTTCTACCGTGCGCTTCCGTCTGGGCCGTTCTACGGCTTCAACCGTCCGGGCGTCGAATCGTCGGAGGCGATCATCCAGAACTGGTGGCGGCAAGGGATGATGGGCGGCGCGAAAGCCCACTACGACGGGATCGTCGCCTTCTCGCAGACCGACTTCACGGACGATCTGAAGAAGATCACCGTGCCGGTGCTCGTGATGCACGGAGACGACGACCAGATCGTCCCGTATGCCGACTCCGGGCCGTTGTCTGCGAAGCTCGTCCAGAACGGCACGCTCAAGACCTACGCGGGCTTCCCGCACGGCATGCCGACGACGCAGGCGGACACGATCAACACCGACCTTCTCGAGTGGCTGCGGTCGTGA
- a CDS encoding acyl-CoA thioesterase has protein sequence MTISAPDPILRTRDDSSDRVTLRFLVAPSDMDASGESVQAGRVLEWIDKAGYACAVGWSAAYCVTAYVGDVHFSRPIAAGSIVQAHARIIHTGRTSMQVFVSIETSDARDRTFVNATHCILVFVAVDDSGRPRDVPGWEPWGDGEHTLQVRAAARIEPRKRIQTAMLAQSYTDAGTTPRTVFRFLASPGDTNWGGNAHGGTVMRWIDETAFACAASWTSTSAVSVYSGGIHFYRPIPIGNLVEVDARLIHTGDHSMHISVRVRTGRPTAPRDLELATQCLTVFVERAVDGRAAGMRALDLITEEDRRLDAHAVELTRLRDDMAVIPHGLARFG, from the coding sequence ATGACGATTTCTGCGCCCGATCCGATTCTCCGGACGAGAGACGACTCCTCCGATCGGGTGACACTCCGGTTCCTCGTGGCGCCCTCGGACATGGATGCGTCGGGCGAATCCGTGCAGGCCGGCCGGGTACTCGAGTGGATCGACAAAGCCGGGTACGCGTGCGCCGTCGGCTGGAGCGCCGCCTACTGCGTGACCGCGTACGTCGGCGACGTCCACTTCAGTCGACCGATCGCCGCCGGGTCGATCGTGCAGGCGCACGCACGCATCATCCACACCGGCCGCACGAGCATGCAGGTTTTCGTGTCGATCGAGACGTCGGATGCCCGCGACCGCACTTTCGTGAACGCGACCCATTGCATCCTGGTGTTCGTCGCGGTCGACGATTCCGGCAGACCCCGCGACGTTCCCGGCTGGGAGCCCTGGGGCGACGGCGAGCACACGCTGCAGGTGCGGGCGGCGGCGCGGATCGAACCGCGTAAACGCATCCAGACCGCGATGCTCGCCCAGTCGTACACGGATGCGGGAACCACGCCGCGCACCGTCTTCCGGTTCCTGGCGAGCCCGGGCGACACGAACTGGGGCGGCAACGCGCACGGCGGCACGGTCATGCGGTGGATCGACGAAACGGCGTTCGCGTGTGCTGCGAGCTGGACTTCGACGTCGGCTGTCTCCGTGTATTCGGGTGGAATCCACTTCTACCGTCCTATCCCGATCGGCAACCTGGTCGAGGTGGATGCCCGACTGATCCACACCGGCGACCACAGCATGCACATCAGTGTGCGTGTCCGTACTGGAAGGCCGACCGCGCCGCGCGACCTCGAACTGGCGACCCAGTGCCTCACCGTGTTCGTGGAACGGGCCGTCGACGGTCGTGCCGCCGGGATGCGGGCACTCGACCTGATCACGGAGGAGGACCGGCGTCTCGACGCTCACGCGGTCGAACTGACCAGGCTCCGGGACGACATGGCGGTCATTCCGCACGGCCTCGCGCGTTTCGGCTGA